The Deltaproteobacteria bacterium genome contains the following window.
TGGCCTCCCTCCAACACCTTACCTTCTAAACAAGCTTGGGCGATTTGCTCATCTAACTCTCACTCCGCTGGCTTGGGCCAATAAGTTTATCTTAGCAGCTAAAGCAACGGATTCGAAGGAAGGTTCTACCAGGATCAACAGGGTATCGATGTGTTTCTCGACCCCGCGGCCGAAATGCTCGACCCCTGCTTCCATATCCACCAGAACAATTTCCCTCTCTTTTAGAAACAGCCGGTAGAGGAAGGTTTTTAACACCTCTGCCATGGGGCAGGCACAACCTTCAAAAGCTCCGGTTATTTTCCCAACGGATGCTAATTTCAAAGTATCTGTTGCCATCAGGTATTTGCCGGGAATGTCCTGGAGATAAATCTTCTCATTGCCCAGCGGATGGGTTGGGATGTCCATCTCTCTGGTTAATTCCATAACCCGTCTGGGCCCTCCAAACAGATCGATCAAATCGCCAGGAGCGTGATGAAAACCCAGCATCCGGTAAAGCCCGGGATTCGATTCGTCGGAATCAACGATCAAGACATGGTAATCCATTTCCTTTAAGACTTTGGCGAGGAGAGTCGTCAAAACGCTCTTTCCGGTCCCGCCTTTTCCAGCGATGGAAATCTTCTGCATGGCCTTTATTTCCCGCTAACTGAGTCAGGGCAGCTTCGGCCCTTCCTTGTACACTCCTCCGGCAATGTGAGCCCCCATCGCTGCTCGGTCGATACCCCCTTGGGGAACAAACTCCGGAGGACGCAGGAGTTTCATGGCGATAGCTTTGGGCTCGCACTTGAGGACGCATACCCCGCAGCCGAAACATTTTTCCTCATCGATTTGCGCTTTGTTGTTCTTCAAGGTAATGGCTTCGAAACCGCATCGAGGGAGGCATAAGGCGCACCCATCGCAGAGGTTTTCGTCCACATAGGCATTCCACCGGGTCCGCAGCCATCTTCCGCTGGTAGGGATCTTATAACGCTTGAAATTTTCCCAATCCACACAGCAATCCGGGCAACAGTTACAGATGGGGTTCCCTTGCATGCTTTGAGAATTCCAGGCCTGGTGAACCAAACCCTGGTCTTCGGCTTCGTAGAGAAGCTTTAAAGCGTCCTCTTTGGAAAGTTCTCTTCCGCTGCCCCTCTGGATAGCGTACTCCGCTCCTCGCCCCAACTGAATGCAATAGAGCCGGTCAGCAAATTTGCAGTCCAAACCTACGCCCATCTGGCGAGAACGGCAGGCACATCCTGCCATAGCGATCTTCGTGGTCGTTTTCACAATTTCTCGAACGTCCTCCCAGGGCTCGAACTTGGTATCGGGAGGGAAGGCTTTGATCGCTGGTAAGACTCTCTGAATGGGAACCCCGGTTTGAAGGAACCACAGAGCATGGTCCCGGTCATATCCGCTCCGATAAAAGGCCTGCCATTTCTGGGCCAATTCCGATTCCTTCTTGGGGTCCCACCGCAGGTCGGACAAGATAGCATCGTGCAATTGCGGCAGGGAGCGGGCAAACCTGGCTCCGTCCATCTTGGAAAAATCTTTGGGGAAGATCAACCCCCGGTTGAACATATCCCGCAAATTCTTATCCACTTCTTCTGCGCTTAGGCCAAATTTTCTGGCCAACTCCTGATGAGAAGCGGGGAGAGATGCGGCGATCTGAGCTTGAATGGGGGTTAATAAAAATTGCAGCAGACTGATGAGTTCCTTTGATTCCGGGTAACGCATCATCTCTGCTAATTTCAAATAGGCATCCTTGGCTTCCATACTGGCCTCCTTCCCCTGAAGTTCCCCGCAAAGAACACGGAGATCAAAAAATTCGAGCAGTTTTATATCTTTGAGCTAATAAGTCTTTTGAGAAGAATATCTTCAATATTTTGACGTGAATCCAATACTGATAAGACAGGCACGGTCTTTTCAGATATTCTGTAAATCATTCGCCATGGTGGTATGATTAATTCTCGGTATTGTGAAATACCCTGCTCCCGTAGTTCAGGGATGATGCGGCCTCTTTCAGGGAAGGAATAAAGGCTTGATGCTTTTTCTTTTATCGGTTTGAATATTCTTAAAGCGTCAGCTGGATTATCATCAGCAATATATTCAATGATCCCCATCAAGTCTTTCTCAGCAACATTCGACCATTTAACTTCATATTTTTTTTTCATTTCAGTTTTTCGTTCAGGACATTTTCGATGTTCTTAAAGACTTCCTCCTGAGGTTTTGATTTTCCATCCTTAATTTCCTCTTCGCCTTGGGAGATCAGTTTCAATATCCCAATGGCATTCCGCATATCTTCATAGCTTTGGGGATCTTGCAGTACGGCTCTGGGCTCTCCATTTTGAGTGATGATAACTGGACGATGGGTGTCATTGATCTGTTTCAGCAGATCTGCTGCCCTAGATTTAAGATAGGTAACTGGCTTTATGTCCTTTGAAATATTCATTTTTATCACCTCCGGTCTTTTTATAGTACCAAATTAAAACCGATAGTCAAATTTAAT
Protein-coding sequences here:
- a CDS encoding P-loop NTPase, which encodes MQKISIAGKGGTGKSVLTTLLAKVLKEMDYHVLIVDSDESNPGLYRMLGFHHAPGDLIDLFGGPRRVMELTREMDIPTHPLGNEKIYLQDIPGKYLMATDTLKLASVGKITGAFEGCACPMAEVLKTFLYRLFLKEREIVLVDMEAGVEHFGRGVEKHIDTLLILVEPSFESVALAAKINLLAQASGVRVR
- a CDS encoding 4Fe-4S binding protein, yielding MEAKDAYLKLAEMMRYPESKELISLLQFLLTPIQAQIAASLPASHQELARKFGLSAEEVDKNLRDMFNRGLIFPKDFSKMDGARFARSLPQLHDAILSDLRWDPKKESELAQKWQAFYRSGYDRDHALWFLQTGVPIQRVLPAIKAFPPDTKFEPWEDVREIVKTTTKIAMAGCACRSRQMGVGLDCKFADRLYCIQLGRGAEYAIQRGSGRELSKEDALKLLYEAEDQGLVHQAWNSQSMQGNPICNCCPDCCVDWENFKRYKIPTSGRWLRTRWNAYVDENLCDGCALCLPRCGFEAITLKNNKAQIDEEKCFGCGVCVLKCEPKAIAMKLLRPPEFVPQGGIDRAAMGAHIAGGVYKEGPKLP
- a CDS encoding type II toxin-antitoxin system RelE/ParE family toxin, whose product is MKKKYEVKWSNVAEKDLMGIIEYIADDNPADALRIFKPIKEKASSLYSFPERGRIIPELREQGISQYRELIIPPWRMIYRISEKTVPVLSVLDSRQNIEDILLKRLISSKI
- a CDS encoding type II toxin-antitoxin system Phd/YefM family antitoxin encodes the protein MNISKDIKPVTYLKSRAADLLKQINDTHRPVIITQNGEPRAVLQDPQSYEDMRNAIGILKLISQGEEEIKDGKSKPQEEVFKNIENVLNEKLK